One segment of Mugil cephalus isolate CIBA_MC_2020 chromosome 14, CIBA_Mcephalus_1.1, whole genome shotgun sequence DNA contains the following:
- the si:dkeyp-92c9.2 gene encoding cyclin-dependent kinase 5 activator 1 has protein sequence MGTVLSLSPGSRKSGYYDNRPGSLSHYPSLSSRSLNTQKDRGLKRGQSIFLPALTWKRLVASTKKKGNSKKGSGGPVTLGDPLNNNNSINIYQKDPVLHLNRENVKKSLSCANLSSYEGPAGLGLGLGYGLGMGQGHGYGYSKSQQLSSAKKAPQGTAATSPKRVIVQASTSELLRCLGEFLCCRCYRLKHLSPADPVLWLRAVDRSLLLQGWQDQAFVTPANVVFVYMLCRDVVDGDLVASEHELQAILLTCLYLSYSYMGNEISYPLKPFLVEAGKEAFWDRCLAIIDATSSKMLRINADPHFFTQVFAELKSEGGCGPQDYSRVLDR, from the coding sequence ATGGGCACTGTACTATCCCTCTCGCCTGGCTCCCGTAAATCAGGCTACTATGACAACCGCCCCGGCTCGCTCAGCCACTACCCGAGCCTCAGCAGCCGATCCCTCAACACCCAGAAAGACCGCGGGCTAAAGAGGGGTCAGTCCATCTTCCTGCCGGCGCTCACGTGGAAGCGGCTGGTGGCCTCCACGAAGAAGAAGGGCAACTCGAAGAAGGGCTCCGGCGGTCCCGTGACCCTCGGGGACCctctgaacaacaacaacagcatcaacaTCTACCAGAAGGACCCTGTGCTGCACCTCAACCGCGAGAATGTGAAGAAGTCCCTGTCATGTGCCAACCTGTCCAGCTACGAGGGCCCAGCGGGACTGGGTCTGGGGCTCGGCTACGGACTGGGGATGGGCCAGGGCCACGGATACGGCTACAGCAAATCCCAGCAGCTCTCCTCGGCGAAGAAAGCCCCCCAGGGGACGGCGGCCACGTCCCCGAAGCGCGTCATCGTGCAGGCCTCCACCAGCGAGCTCCTGCGCTGCCTGGGCGAGTTCCTGTGCTGCCGCTGCTACCGCCTGAAGCACCTGTCTCCGGCCGACCCGGTGCTCTGGCTGCGGGCCGTGGACCgctcgctgctgctgcagggctgGCAGGACCAGGCCTTCGTCACGCCGGCCAACGTCGTCTTCGTCTACATGCTGTGCCGGGACGTGGTGGACGGGGACCTGGTGGCATCGGAGCACGAGCTGCAGGCCATCCTGCTCACCTGCCTCTACCTGTCCTACTCCTACATGGGCAACGAGATCTCGTACCCGCTCAAGCCGTTCCTGGTGGAGGCGGGGAAGGAGGCCTTCTGGGACCGCTGCCTCGCCATCATCGACGCCACCAGCTCTAAGATGCTGCGCATCAACGCGGACCCGCACTTTTTCACGCAGGTGTTCGCTGAACTGAAGAGCGAGGGCGGCTGTGGCCCTCAGGACTATAGCCGGGTGCTGGATCGGTGA